The sequence CTGGTCAAACCACCAAACGTCGGTGCGGCTTCGGCGATGGTGACGTTTTGGCCTCGCTGGATCAGATCACGAGCGACCTGCAAACCCATGACGCCGCCGCCGATCACCAACCAACGTGAGCTGGGGGCACCGTCTGCAGTGGAGGTGGGCTGGGTAGTGGAGGACTCGTTCGTCGGCTGAGTGGGAACTGCGACCGACATCGATCAGACTCCTTGGACGCGGTGGCGACCGAGCATCTTCAGCGTCAACCAAATGGTCTTGAAGACTTGCATTTTGCTGTCGCCGCCCTTTTGGTCGTAACGCAAACGCAAAGGGGCTTCGCCAAACACGCAACCTTGTTTGCGAAGCTTCAGCAGAATGTCAGCCATGCAGGAGAAACCGGCTTCGCCAACGAAGGCATCGCCATATTTGTCGAACGCATCTCGCAGTGCCGAAGCACGGTAAGCACGATATCCCGAGGTGTAATCACGAACACCGCGAGTCGGGAACAGACAGGTGAACAGAACACGAGCACCGATGCTGAGGAAGTGTCGCTCGATCGGAACTCCCACAACTCGAGATCCATTTTGGAATCGTGACGCGATCACGCAGTCACATCCTTCGTGGACCGATTGCACCATGCGGTTGATCAATCCTGGTGGGTGCGTGTTGTCGGCATCCATCGTGATGATGATGTCGCGCTCACCAGCCCGATCGACGGCTTCTTTCAATCCATCGCGAATCGTCACACCGAGCCCCTGATTGACTTCGTGGCGAACGAGATGAATCGGCATTTGAAACGACATCTGCGACGCGATCTTGGCCGTGTCGTCTTTGCTGCCGTCGTCGACAATGACCACTTCGTATGGCAAACCGCTGTCGGCGAAGGCTTCGCCAATTCGTTCCAACAACTCGGGCAACGATTGTTCTTCGTTGTAAGCGGGCAACGCCATGATCACCTTGGCCGGACGAAAACGGTTGGTGATCGGTGCGTTGGTCGTGGTCGCGGTGGTGCTGGAGGAACTCGGGTCGGTGGACTCGGGTTCCAAAGTGGGATCAATCATGCTGTCAATCAAGCGGGAGGAGGGAGCCGGGGATTCAGTGGTTCGGAATACAACGCGAGAATCGATTGTGCCGACCGCACCGATTAGGCCGGGGCGCAGTCTATTCGGAAGTCCACCTATCGCAACTGGTTCATTGAGCGCATGCTGCCCCCTCTTTCGGACCGCTCAAGGGCAGGCTTTGGGGCGATTACCAATCTGTTGCGATCGCCCTCCGTGAGAGCACCTAAGGGCGGCCTCACCCCCGCAAAGCCCTTCAGGAGCGAGCCGATCGCGTCGCGTGCCAAGTGCGGACCTGGCTCGCCAAAGCCAATTTCGGACGCTGAAAATTGCTCAGCTGCAATTGTCGCCGGTACAGGAAGGCTTCCCGAACGCTTGCCTGAGCGGATCACCGCAGTTGCTATGGGAGAGTTTTCGCAAAAAAGCTACCCTAAAGTCGCGAGAGACGAGATCGAGACGACTGCACTCGCGTAGAAGTGTCCTAGGCTTTTGCGACGTGAAGGCCGCGACAAATTCGCGGCGTGAGGTTTGCTGTGACGGATCCTGTGAGCTTGCTGCCTCGAAGCCCCCACCGCTCCGAACGCGCAGCAGCTTTGAATGCTTGGTTGCTGGGATGGGGCGGGCGCAGCGGACAGAACACCGCCGAGTCACGATCCACCATCGCTGGTTCACGTCCAACGGAACCCGAAATGCGGCCGGAAGTTCGCATCTCGTTTGGAACACATTAATGACACGCCGGTCACAACCGGCACGGATGGAACGACACCATGTCCTTAGCCGGTCCGATGATCGATTTACGACGCTATGCCGACCGCGAACATTTGCTGTTGGCGTCGTACGCAATGCACAGCTCGGACACGGCGGGGCGTCTGCACGCGGAAGAACCCCATGCGTACCGAGGCCCCTACGGCCGCGACCGAGACCGCATTCTTCACAGCAGTGCCTTCCGCCGGCTGTCGGGAAAGATGCAAGTCTTCACGGGCGAGATGGGAACCTACCATCGCACGCGATTGACTCACACATTTGAAGTGGCATCGGTCGCGCGGACGCTGGCCCGCGTGCTGAGACTGAACGAAGACCTGACGGAAGCCTTAGCGTTGATGCACGACATTGGGCATCCGCCGTTTGGTCATTGTGGTGAAGACGTTTTATCGGAATGCATGCAGTCGGTCGGAGGTTTCTCGCACAACCAATTTGCACTGACGATCGTTCAAGAATTGGAGCAACGCTACCACGCGTTTCCCGGCTTGAACCTGTCACGCGAAACGTTGGCGGGACAAGACACGCGGGCTCACAAAGCAGAAGCCGCCGTGGGGCACGCACCATTGCTGGAGGTGCAAATTGTCGACGCCGCCGATTCCATCGCCTACGACGCACACGACATCGATGACGCGCTGCAGATGGGTTTGCTCTCCATCGACGCGTTGTCCGAACTGGCAATCATCCGCCGCACTCTGAAACGCGTTCGCGACAAAGCAGGTGAACTACCAGGCGGCCCGCTGCGACAGTTGTTGGTGCACGAGCTGATTGATCTGCAAGTGGGTGATTTATTGCATGTTTCGATCGAACGG is a genomic window of Rhodopirellula halodulae containing:
- the dgt gene encoding dGTP triphosphohydrolase is translated as MIDLRRYADREHLLLASYAMHSSDTAGRLHAEEPHAYRGPYGRDRDRILHSSAFRRLSGKMQVFTGEMGTYHRTRLTHTFEVASVARTLARVLRLNEDLTEALALMHDIGHPPFGHCGEDVLSECMQSVGGFSHNQFALTIVQELEQRYHAFPGLNLSRETLAGQDTRAHKAEAAVGHAPLLEVQIVDAADSIAYDAHDIDDALQMGLLSIDALSELAIIRRTLKRVRDKAGELPGGPLRQLLVHELIDLQVGDLLHVSIERLQNAEGLSADAACQAGIRVGHSQTMASERAELEAFLFEAVYRHARLMPVREAAADRVRTLFETLSRNPERLPLRFRRRLEHKPRQRVVGEYLAGMTDRFCDQQFMTLKKSKNGPLSDW
- a CDS encoding glycosyltransferase is translated as MIDPTLEPESTDPSSSSTTATTTNAPITNRFRPAKVIMALPAYNEEQSLPELLERIGEAFADSGLPYEVVIVDDGSKDDTAKIASQMSFQMPIHLVRHEVNQGLGVTIRDGLKEAVDRAGERDIIITMDADNTHPPGLINRMVQSVHEGCDCVIASRFQNGSRVVGVPIERHFLSIGARVLFTCLFPTRGVRDYTSGYRAYRASALRDAFDKYGDAFVGEAGFSCMADILLKLRKQGCVFGEAPLRLRYDQKGGDSKMQVFKTIWLTLKMLGRHRVQGV